In Blautia wexlerae DSM 19850, a single window of DNA contains:
- a CDS encoding BMC domain-containing protein — MSKSYGFIEITGVVAAIDALDIMCKTADVELASWERKLGGRLVTIIVEGDVSAVTEAVNAAATGAIKKPVSYAVIARPHEEIVRMVELSASRWKNNQGDE; from the coding sequence ATGAGTAAATCATATGGATTTATAGAAATCACTGGTGTCGTTGCAGCAATCGATGCACTGGACATCATGTGCAAAACTGCAGACGTTGAGCTGGCGTCATGGGAACGTAAGCTGGGCGGACGACTGGTTACTATTATAGTTGAAGGCGATGTATCTGCCGTTACAGAAGCAGTAAATGCAGCAGCGACAGGTGCGATCAAGAAACCGGTAAGTTATGCAGTAATTGCACGTCCCCACGAAGAAATCGTCAGAATGGTGGAATTAAGTGCAAGTCGCTGGAAGAACAATCAGGGGGATGAATAA
- a CDS encoding BMC domain-containing protein, whose protein sequence is MTQEALGMVETRGLTAAIEAADQMCKAANVALVGTEKIGSGLVTVMVRGDVGAVKSAVESGSAAASRLGELVATHVIPRPHTDVEKILPVLK, encoded by the coding sequence ATGACACAGGAAGCATTAGGAATGGTAGAAACCAGAGGACTTACAGCAGCAATCGAAGCAGCAGACCAGATGTGCAAGGCTGCTAACGTAGCATTAGTAGGAACAGAGAAGATCGGATCCGGACTTGTAACAGTTATGGTACGCGGAGATGTAGGAGCTGTTAAATCAGCAGTAGAAAGCGGAAGCGCAGCAGCATCCAGACTTGGTGAATTAGTTGCTACACACGTAATCCCAAGACCACATACAGATGTAGAGAAAATCCTGCCTGTATTAAAATAG
- a CDS encoding phosphate propanoyltransferase yields MVIQAINQNEKKGDGFMVPIGVSARHIHLTQEHVEALFGPGYQLTKKKELMGGQFASNETVTIVGLKLRAIENVRILGPVRKASQVEVSATDAIKLGMNVPVRESGDVAGSAPIAIVGPKGAVYLKEGCIVAMRHIHMSPKDAQAAGVKDGDIVSVKADNERGTIFNQVKIRVDDSFTLEMHIDTDEANAAKIATGTTVTIIK; encoded by the coding sequence ATGGTCATTCAGGCAATCAATCAGAATGAAAAAAAAGGCGATGGATTCATGGTTCCCATCGGGGTTTCCGCAAGACACATTCACCTGACACAGGAACATGTAGAAGCATTGTTCGGACCCGGATATCAGCTTACGAAGAAGAAAGAGCTGATGGGAGGTCAGTTTGCTTCTAATGAAACAGTTACCATTGTGGGACTGAAACTTCGTGCCATTGAGAATGTAAGAATCCTTGGACCGGTGCGTAAAGCTTCACAGGTTGAGGTATCTGCGACAGATGCCATTAAGCTTGGAATGAATGTTCCGGTTCGAGAATCCGGAGACGTTGCAGGAAGTGCACCAATCGCAATCGTAGGTCCAAAAGGAGCCGTTTATCTGAAAGAGGGATGTATCGTGGCAATGCGCCATATACATATGTCTCCGAAAGATGCACAGGCTGCAGGTGTGAAGGACGGCGATATCGTATCAGTAAAGGCAGATAATGAGAGAGGAACCATCTTCAATCAGGTCAAGATCCGTGTAGACGACAGCTTTACACTGGAAATGCATATTGATACAGATGAAGCAAATGCAGCAAAGATTGCTACAGGCACTACCGTAACAATAATTAAATAA
- a CDS encoding EutN/CcmL family microcompartment protein: protein MIVGKVVGSVVSTRKSEKLIGSKFMIIEPVHHMKGDLSQLVAIDMIGAGVGEYVLVAQGSAARIGCGVETAPVDAAIVGIIDDGAGLE, encoded by the coding sequence ATGATCGTAGGCAAAGTTGTAGGAAGTGTGGTATCCACACGAAAGAGTGAGAAGCTGATTGGAAGTAAATTTATGATTATCGAGCCTGTGCATCATATGAAAGGCGACCTGAGCCAGCTGGTTGCGATCGATATGATCGGAGCCGGAGTTGGTGAATATGTATTGGTGGCACAGGGAAGCGCAGCAAGAATAGGCTGCGGCGTAGAAACAGCACCGGTAGATGCCGCAATTGTCGGTATTATTGATGACGGTGCAGGATTGGAGTAA
- a CDS encoding 4Fe-4S dicluster domain-containing protein, translating into MEIKELQDIIQQNGVVGAGGAGFPTYMKLTDKANTILMNCAECEPLLKLHRQLLEKHAYEIMKTFHMIQETVGASEAIIGIKKSYVQTIHALNQHIEEFPGMRLHLLDEVYPMGDEVVLIYEATGRVVRPGGLPIEQGVAVFNVETVYNVYRAVEEKQPVTDKYVSVVAEVSDPVTVRVPLGCTLEEVVAQAGSTTVKDPVYFVGGPMMGRIGNGSDPVTKTTNAILVLPKDHLIVAKKQRTSSIDLKRAASICCQCNTCTDLCPRHNLGHPIDPAKFMRAASNNDFRDLNPYIDASFCSSCGVCEMYSCPQSLAPRSLLADMKGGLRKAGIRPPQGVQPKPVQESREYRKVPEERLMARLGLTRYDKDAPLKEELVQVKKVRILLSQHIGAPAQAVVKAGDEVTRGQMIAQPAQGLSVGIHASVSGKVTEVTDRYIIIAVK; encoded by the coding sequence ATGGAAATCAAAGAATTACAGGATATTATACAGCAGAATGGTGTGGTAGGTGCCGGCGGAGCCGGATTCCCTACTTATATGAAGCTTACAGACAAGGCTAATACCATTCTTATGAACTGTGCAGAGTGTGAACCATTACTGAAATTACACAGACAGTTATTGGAAAAACACGCATATGAAATTATGAAAACATTCCATATGATCCAGGAGACGGTTGGTGCTTCTGAAGCAATTATTGGAATTAAGAAGTCTTATGTACAGACAATTCATGCATTAAATCAGCATATTGAAGAATTTCCTGGCATGAGGCTGCATCTTCTGGACGAAGTTTATCCGATGGGAGATGAGGTTGTACTTATTTATGAGGCAACCGGAAGAGTAGTACGGCCGGGAGGACTGCCGATCGAGCAGGGAGTAGCTGTATTTAACGTTGAAACTGTATACAATGTATATCGTGCTGTGGAAGAGAAGCAGCCGGTTACAGACAAATATGTATCTGTTGTTGCAGAAGTAAGTGATCCTGTTACAGTGAGAGTTCCCCTGGGATGTACTCTGGAGGAAGTGGTAGCACAGGCAGGCAGCACAACAGTGAAGGATCCTGTCTATTTCGTAGGCGGCCCGATGATGGGGCGTATCGGAAATGGTTCAGATCCGGTGACAAAGACAACAAATGCGATTTTGGTCCTTCCAAAAGACCATCTTATTGTAGCGAAGAAGCAGCGGACTTCTTCCATAGATTTAAAACGTGCAGCATCTATCTGCTGCCAGTGCAATACCTGTACAGATTTATGTCCGAGACATAATCTGGGACATCCGATCGATCCGGCGAAATTTATGAGAGCTGCATCAAATAATGATTTCAGAGACCTGAATCCATATATAGATGCTTCCTTCTGCAGTTCCTGCGGTGTATGTGAGATGTACTCATGTCCGCAGAGTCTTGCACCGAGAAGTCTTCTCGCAGATATGAAGGGCGGTCTGAGAAAAGCAGGTATCCGTCCTCCGCAGGGTGTACAGCCGAAACCGGTACAGGAATCCAGAGAATACCGTAAGGTTCCGGAAGAACGTCTGATGGCGCGACTTGGTCTTACGAGATATGACAAGGATGCTCCTCTGAAAGAAGAACTTGTACAGGTTAAGAAAGTAAGGATATTATTGAGCCAGCACATCGGAGCACCTGCACAGGCAGTGGTCAAAGCCGGTGATGAGGTAACAAGAGGGCAGATGATCGCACAGCCGGCACAGGGCTTAAGCGTTGGTATTCATGCTTCTGTCAGCGGTAAAGTAACAGAAGTAACAGACCGTTACATTATTATTGCAGTAAAGTAG
- a CDS encoding BMC domain-containing protein — MSKAIGMIEFKTTSTGVTAADAMVKTSEVEIVEAQTVCPGKYIAIITGDLSAVKAAVDTAVTTYEDKCIDSFVLGNPHESIFPAIYGTTQVEDISALGILETYDAASIIEAADQAAKTAIVDLIELRIAKGMCGKSYMMITGEVSAVEASIDRAKELVAAKGMYLDSSVIAHPDRRMIDSIL; from the coding sequence ATGAGTAAAGCAATCGGAATGATTGAATTTAAAACCACATCTACAGGCGTTACTGCAGCAGATGCTATGGTAAAAACATCTGAGGTAGAGATCGTCGAGGCACAGACCGTATGTCCTGGTAAATATATTGCAATTATTACCGGTGACTTAAGTGCGGTAAAGGCCGCCGTTGATACGGCAGTAACTACATATGAGGATAAATGCATTGACAGCTTTGTGCTGGGCAATCCGCATGAATCCATTTTCCCGGCAATTTACGGAACTACTCAGGTAGAAGATATCAGTGCGCTGGGAATTCTTGAAACTTATGATGCAGCTTCCATTATCGAAGCAGCAGACCAGGCAGCTAAGACTGCGATCGTAGATCTGATAGAACTTCGTATTGCCAAAGGTATGTGCGGAAAATCATATATGATGATCACCGGTGAAGTTTCTGCGGTAGAGGCTTCCATTGACAGGGCAAAAGAACTTGTAGCTGCCAAGGGTATGTACCTGGATTCTTCCGTTATCGCACATCCTGACAGAAGAATGATCGACAGTATTTTATAA
- a CDS encoding DeoR/GlpR family DNA-binding transcription regulator: MLALERRNLILEKLQAEKRVVVSELSQLYDVSEETIRRDLDKLEKEGLAIKSYGGAVINEDVSIDLPFNVRKNQNVTGKQKMAELAASLVKDGDHIFLDASTTAVFVAKALKEKERLTVITNSMEILLELADVSGWNIISTGGVMKEGYLAFLGSKTDESIRSYYVDKVIFSCKALDLEWGIMESQEAFGSTKRAMIGSGRKRILVVDSSKFDQTAFSVAGSMKEVDIIVTDKEPTERWKKHFEKFNVKCLYPV; encoded by the coding sequence ATGCTTGCACTGGAGAGAAGAAATCTGATTCTCGAAAAATTACAGGCAGAAAAGCGAGTGGTGGTCAGCGAGCTGAGCCAGCTTTATGACGTCTCTGAAGAGACCATACGCCGTGATCTGGATAAACTTGAAAAGGAAGGACTTGCGATAAAAAGTTATGGCGGTGCTGTGATCAATGAGGATGTAAGCATTGATTTGCCTTTTAATGTACGTAAGAACCAGAATGTTACAGGAAAGCAGAAAATGGCTGAACTTGCAGCTTCCCTTGTGAAAGACGGAGATCATATTTTTCTGGATGCGAGTACTACGGCAGTTTTTGTGGCGAAAGCATTAAAGGAAAAAGAACGTCTTACCGTAATTACCAATTCCATGGAAATACTTCTGGAGTTAGCTGATGTATCCGGGTGGAACATTATCTCCACCGGAGGCGTAATGAAAGAAGGATATCTGGCTTTTCTTGGATCAAAGACAGACGAATCCATACGTTCTTATTATGTAGATAAGGTTATCTTTTCGTGTAAGGCGCTGGATCTGGAATGGGGGATTATGGAATCGCAGGAAGCTTTTGGCTCAACCAAGAGAGCGATGATCGGTTCCGGACGAAAGAGAATTCTGGTTGTTGACAGTTCTAAATTTGATCAGACAGCGTTTTCCGTAGCTGGAAGCATGAAAGAAGTAGATATTATAGTGACGGACAAAGAACCGACAGAACGTTGGAAGAAGCACTTTGAGAAATTTAATGTAAAATGCCTATATCCTGTCTGA
- a CDS encoding 1-propanol dehydrogenase PduQ has product MNTFEMKTAIHFGDNALDRLKEIPYKRVLIITDPFVVQSKMINLITAPLNSAGIEYDIFHDVVPDAPVDKIAEGVKKFLEYQPEAVVAVGGGSAIDSSKAIREFALKINNYGKVGLIAIPTTSGTGSEVTSFAVVNDTAAHVKYPLISESLTADEAILDAELVRSVPPAITADTGMDVFTHALESYVSTAHNEFSSALAEKAIEICGVFLLRAYLDGSDMHARKKMHVASCLAGLSFNTAGLGITHSMAHQLGAMFHIPHGRANAMLLPHIVEFNSDINKHSKSQKEYLPAVKRYANVAHILGLSNYNKVMTVRSLVNWIQFMQKEMNIPLTIQELGTIAPEEYFAAIDKMADAALADACTVNNPRVPTKEDIIKIYTKLWSF; this is encoded by the coding sequence ATGAATACTTTTGAGATGAAAACCGCGATCCATTTTGGGGATAACGCGTTAGACAGATTAAAAGAGATCCCGTATAAAAGGGTTCTCATTATAACAGATCCATTTGTGGTACAAAGTAAAATGATCAATCTGATCACGGCTCCTTTAAACAGTGCAGGTATTGAATACGATATTTTCCATGACGTTGTGCCGGATGCACCTGTGGACAAGATTGCAGAAGGGGTAAAGAAGTTCCTGGAATATCAGCCGGAAGCAGTTGTTGCAGTCGGTGGTGGTTCTGCGATTGATTCTTCCAAGGCAATCAGAGAATTTGCACTGAAGATCAACAATTACGGAAAAGTAGGTCTGATCGCAATTCCGACGACAAGTGGCACCGGATCAGAAGTTACTTCTTTTGCAGTAGTAAACGATACTGCAGCACATGTAAAATATCCGCTGATCTCAGAGAGCCTTACAGCAGATGAAGCAATTCTGGATGCAGAACTTGTAAGGAGTGTTCCGCCGGCCATCACAGCGGATACTGGTATGGACGTGTTTACACATGCGCTGGAATCATACGTAAGTACTGCACATAATGAATTCTCTTCTGCACTTGCGGAGAAAGCGATTGAAATTTGCGGGGTATTTCTGCTGAGAGCATATCTGGACGGCAGTGATATGCATGCGCGTAAAAAAATGCATGTAGCTTCCTGTCTGGCTGGTTTATCCTTTAATACAGCAGGTCTTGGAATCACTCACAGCATGGCTCATCAGCTGGGAGCAATGTTCCATATTCCGCATGGAAGGGCAAATGCTATGCTGCTTCCGCATATCGTAGAATTTAATTCTGATATCAATAAGCACAGTAAGAGCCAGAAAGAGTATCTTCCGGCTGTAAAGAGATACGCCAATGTTGCGCACATTCTCGGACTGAGCAATTATAATAAAGTAATGACGGTCCGTTCTCTGGTAAACTGGATTCAGTTTATGCAGAAAGAGATGAATATTCCGCTGACGATTCAGGAACTGGGAACAATTGCACCGGAAGAATATTTTGCAGCAATTGACAAGATGGCAGACGCAGCACTTGCAGATGCCTGCACAGTGAATAATCCGAGAGTTCCGACTAAAGAAGATATTATAAAGATTTATACGAAATTATGGTCATTCTGA